Proteins from a genomic interval of Yarrowia lipolytica chromosome 1E, complete sequence:
- a CDS encoding uncharacterized protein (Compare to YALI0E06721g, some similarities with uniprot|P38206 Saccharomyces cerevisiae YBL020w RFT1 nuclear division protein, similar to Saccharomyces cerevisiae RFT1 (YBL020W); ancestral locus Anc_8.166) — MDELPSHEPKNRYSRSSSIGSPADARYAPPSPLHEPSDASQIAIAMGGVRQRSASIRKHRRQQPSQVFIPPMHENVTAPRDEHEPKMSSPVPETDEKPLLQTSAAGATLLIGIQILSKLASFGLNQMLLLVATPALFGANAQLEFVLNTVLFFSREAVRLALQRLTLAGKKPDVYVFGGGVVQDTVSGTSQAVINMGYISVLLGVFFSSVAAASHSLFSVAYASWAVQLVCIAAMVDLASEPYYVLAMQQLRFRSRAAAEAVAILVRCVVTFSFTLLAKDTDGGLNGGVLAFAFGQLAYSLISSAVYIYTVRQDNRDRQFSFRPQKIQPFESQMEMSDNNRDVITHNASPYYLDKPTVRLAGSIWIQTVFKHCLTEGDRILVSYFLPLYDQGVYAIVLNYGSLVARIVFFPIEEGLRTFFSNLLGEKPSETALKLSRQVLCSVVRIYTYVALFAAGFGPTTLPFIFGTLLGARGGQWSEGAPSRSAPAVMGAFALYIPFMALNGALESFVQSVATPADLRRQAVALGVFSVVFATVGGLLMKTMDLGARGLVFANIVNMTLRIGWSVVFIYHYYVSHKAENVNPTHLLPGKLVIATGVTTILASLFGVGRVSSFRDVGINIGLALALAAAIAVEERQALVQLVQLVRKKEDKVKVDDKEEKEKESDKSEGESE; from the coding sequence ATGGACGAACTACCGTCACACGAGCCAAAAAACCGCTACAGTCGAAGCTCGAGCATTGGATCACCCGCGGACGCGAGATATGCTCCCCCATCGCCGCTCCATGAGCCGTCAGACGCCTCGCAAATCGCCATTGCCATGGGGGGCGTGCGCCAGAGATCGGCCTCGATTCGAAAACACAGACGCCAGCAGCCATCGCAGGTGTTCATTCCGCCGATGCACGAGAACGTCACGGCGCCACGTGATGAGCATGAGCCCAAAATGTCGTCACCCGTGCCCGAAACAGACGAAAAACCGCTGCTCCAAACTTCGGCTGCAGGAGCCACTCTCCTGATCGGTATCCAGATCCTGTCGAAACTGGCCTCGTTTGGTCTTAATCaaatgctgctgctggtagCCACCCCAGCCCTGTTTGGAGCCAACGCACAGCTCGAGTTTGTGCTCAACACagtgctcttcttctcacGAGAAGCAGTCCGACTCGCTCTCCAACGGCTCACCCTCGCTGGAAAGAAGCCAGATGTGTACGTGTTTGGCGGGGGCGTCGTACAGGACACCGTATCAGGCACTTCCCAGGCCGTCATCAACATGGGCTACATCTCTGTACTCCTCGGAGTGTTTTTCTCCTCCGTGGCCGCTGCCTCCCACTCGCTGTTTTCGGTGGCGTACGCATCATGGGCGGTGCAGCTCGTCTGCATAGCAGCCATGGTCGACTTGGCATCCGAGCCCTACTACGTTCTAGCTATGCAACAGCTCAGATTCCGAAGTAGAGCCGCGGCAGAGGCAGTCGCCATTCTCGTGCGATGTGTTGTCACATTCTCCTTCACTCTGCTGGCCAAAGACACCGATGGAGGCCTCAACGGTGGTGTGCTCGCGTTTGCATTCGGCCAACTGGCCTATTCGCTCATCTCCTCTGCCGTGTACATCTACACCGTTCGGCAGGACAACCGAGATCGACAGTTTTCGTTCCGACCTCAGAAGATCCAGCCGTTCGAGAGTCAGATGGAGATGTCTGACAACAACCGGGATGTCATCACACATAACGCGTCTCCTTATTATCTAGACAAGCCCACTGTTCGACTCGCAGGATCCATCTGGATTCAGACCGTATTCAAGCACTGCCTCACCGAGGGCGACCGAATTCTCGTGTCGTACTTCCTGCCTCTCTACGATCAGGGAGTTTATGCTATCGTTCTCAACTACGGCTCTCTGGTTGCTCGAATCGTGTTTTTCCCCATCGAGGAGGGTCTTAGAACATTCTTTTCCAATCTGCTAGGCGAAAAGCCCTCCGAGACCGCTCTCAAGCTGTCCAGACAGGTGCTTTGTTCTGTAGTGAGAATCTACACCTACGTGGCTCTCTTTGCTGCAGGTTTTGGTCCTACCACTCTACCCTTCATCTTCGGTACCCTGCTTGGAGCTAGAGGTGGCCAGTGGTCCGAAGGAGCTCCGTCTCGGTCTGCTCCTGCCGTCATGGGTGCCTTCGCACTGTACATTCCCTTTATGGCTCTCAATGGAGCTCTGGAGAGTTTCGTGCAGTCTGTAGCTACGCCTGCTGATCTTCGACGACAGGCTGTTGCCCTAGGTGTCTTCAGCGTGGTATTTGCCACCGTTGGTGGTCTTCTGATGAAAACTATGGATCTGGGAGCTCGAGGACTTGTTTttgccaacattgtcaacatGACTCTTCGAATTGGCTGGTCAGTGGTGTTCATCTACCACTACTATGTTAGCCACAAGGCCGAGAATGTGAATCCTACCCACCTGTTGCCCGGAAAGCTAGTGATTGCTACCGGAGTAACCACCATTTTGGCCTCGCTGTTTGGCGTGGGGCGTGTCTCTTCTTTCCGAGACGTTGGCATCAACATTGGTCTGGCTCTGGCGCTAGCTGCGGCTATTGCCGTGGAGGAGCGACAAGCTTTGGTCCAGTTGGTGCAGCTTGTtcgaaagaaggaggataAAGTCAAGgtggacgacaaggaggagaaggagaaggagagcgACAAGTCCGAGGGCGAGTCGGAGTAA
- a CDS encoding uncharacterized protein (Compare to YALI0E06743g, some similarities with uniprot|Q8NJ06 Neurospora crassa NCU04633.1, similar to Saccharomyces cerevisiae HRD1 (YOL013C); ancestral locus Anc_6.45): MSSHPGESLTHLYEMAPTPLTKLGLLSFCVALIFVVFIFGRSLQRIFFGSLHPREVVHLQERAVYTISEFAMQLFVFRAQLNRRFVGMFATLLFIKGLHWMCTVRTRYVYLEYPNSGIVMRYPRLILALVILHVTDILWIRYCLRKLRVSQSMVVSVFLFEITILFCSLLGSTGIMLFDLVEKALLYMCLSKGQLVKSKRYWLFLLGFAVTTAKLISYLIFSATLMGDYCIPLHIFREFYKTLRITISGTRELIKSRKTPNFHGLYWNLQDASEKQINESNDICVVCRDSMKAGGLSGVQAPDKNIPKVLTCGHIVHFGCIACWSEYSNRCPTCRRLVE, encoded by the coding sequence ATGAGTAGTCATCCAGGCGAAAGCCTCACTCACCTGTACGAGATGGCGCCCACGCCTCTGACCAAGCTCGGCTTGCTGTCCTTCTGTGTCGCGctcatcttcgtcgtcttcatcttTGGCAGATCGCTCCAACGCATATTTTTCGGATCATTACACCCCAGAGAAGTGGTCCATCTCCAGGAACGAGCAGTCTACACAATCTCCGAGTTTGCAAtgcagctgtttgtgttccGAGCACAACTGAACAGGCGGTTTGTCGGCATGTTTGCTACCCTGCTGTTCATCAAGGGACTCCATTGGATGTGCACAGTGCGAACCCGCTATGTATATCTGGAGTACCCCAACAGTGGCATTGTGATGCGATACCCACGGCTGATTCTGGCGCTGGTCATTctgcacgtgaccgacaTTCTGTGGATCAGATACTGCTTGCGTAAACTGCGCGTCTCTCAATCTATGGTGGTTTCTGTCTTCTTGTTTGAGATCACAATCCTCTTTTGTTCGCTGCTCGGATCGACAGGAATAATGTTGTTTGATCTCGTAGAAAAGGCCCTGCTCTACATGTGTCTCTCTAAGGGCCAGTTGGTCAAGAGTAAAAGATACTGGCTCTTTCTGCTAGGATTTGCTGTCACTACAGCTAAACTCATCTCCTATCTCATCTTCTCAGCCACTCTCATGGGCGACTATTGCATTCCCCTGCACATTTTCCGCGAGTTCTACAAGACTTTGCGTATCACAATTTCAGGAACTCGAGAACTCATAAAGTCCCGAAAGACTCCAAACTTCCACGGCCTCTATTGGAACCTTCAGGACGCTTCAGAAAAGCAGATCAACGAATCTAACGACATCTGTGTCGTCTGTAGAGACAGCATGAAGGCCGGAGGACTCAGTGGAGTCCAGGCTCCAGACAAGAACATTCCCAAGGTGCTGACATGTGGTCACATTGTTCATTTTGGATGTATTGCTTGTTGGAGTGAGTACTCGAACCGAtgtcctacttgtaggagaTTAGTCGAGTAG
- a CDS encoding uncharacterized protein (Compare to YALI0E06765g, similar to uniprot|P38205 Saccharomyces cerevisiae YBL024w NCL1 tRNA (cytosine-5-)-methyltransferase) — protein MGKYPRKKNNQNNRDKNDDGRRKSGWEDVVKENEKWEKYYKAQGIVPEAEWDAFKTACQSPLPVSFRVTGSTELTDEIQAAIVDDYVPHLSGLVFEGEEVVPPQNIKFYPNNHGWQFNVRKTVVRKQKLFSRFHRFLVLETTAGNISRQEAVSMIPPILLDVQPSDAVLDMCAAPGSKTAQLIEAVHAGGDLNPSGFVIANDSDYKRSHMLIHQVQRLNSPNLIVTNHDAQMYPKVAIAAKGVDGAKSNEYLKFDRILCDVPCSGDATMRKNVNVWPDWTPGNALGLHQLQLNILMRGIQLLKPGGRLVYSTCSLNPIENEAVVAEALRLSKGSVHLIESRGDIPNLINSKGMTDWKVQAKGNKDGWNNKGDEGCTDSWFPPTDESIKEQLTKCIRVYPHTQDTGGFFIVAFEKAKDVEEEDDKKRVAEDETRDAKRVKVDASDIIDAAKETASDAKEAVVDAAETVKEAVTDAAETVKEKFEGVVAEVKEDAKDEEPKKSKKMPYDANEEPFVFVDPNHEELQKCWDFYKFNDQFPRDSMMVRNHTGEPTRTIYYTSPSIKPILELNANRLKFVHAGTRFFTLQKNEDTCKWRIQSESVNRAFPYIGARVVKGNLDIIKFLATTEFPKFEILEKEYPEFAKEVSAHTEGCLILTAQYNDREICLPMWRGKMSANLMINKQDKEEFLHRVFKIEGIKTRGQQQQQKPVAAESAERAQGQAEAAKAVEEAKQENEQAEIADEIVEENVVEKAE, from the coding sequence ATGGGCAAGTATcctcgaaagaagaacaacCAGAACAACCGAGACAAAAACGACGACGGTCGACGTAAGTCCGGCTGGGAGGACGTTGTAAAGGAGAACGAAAAGTGGGAGAAGTACTACAAGGCCCAGGGTATTGTTCCCGAGGCTGAGTGGGATGCTTTCAAGACCGCTTGCCAGTCTCCTCTTCCCGTCTCTTTCCGAGTGACCGGATCTACTGAGCTCACCGACGAGATCCAGGCTGCTATCGTCGACGACTACGTGCCCCATCTTTCTGGCCTTGTTTTTGAGGGTGAGGAAGTTGTGCCTCCCCAGAACATCAAGTTCTACCCCAACAACCACGGATGGCAGTTCAACGTTCGAAAGACTGTTGTTCGAAAGCAGAAGCTTTTCTCTCGTTTCCACCGATTTCTGGTGCTTGAGACTACTGCTGGTAACATTTCTCGACAGGAGGCTGTCTCTATGATTCCTCCCATTCTGCTTGACGTCCAGCCCTCCGATGCTGTTCTTGATATGTGCGCTGCTCCCGGTTCCAAGACCGCCCAGCTCATCGAGGCCGTTCACGCAGGAGGCGATCTCAACCCCTCCGGTTTCGTCATTGCCAACGACTCCGACTACAAGCGTTCTCATATGCTTATCCACCAGGTCCAGCGTCTCAACTCGCCCAACCTGATTGTCACCAACCACGACGCCCAGATGTACCCCAAGGTCGCTATTGCCGCCAAGGGCGTTGATGGTGCCAAGTCCAACGAGTACCTAAAGTTTGACCGAATCCTGTGTGATGTTCCCTGCTCTGGAGACGCTACCATGCGAAAGAACGTCAACGTGTGGCCCGACTGGACCCCCGGCAACGCTCTGggtctccaccagctgcaaCTCAACATTCTCATGCGAGGAATCCAGCTGCTTAAGCCCGGAGGACGTCTCGTCTACTCCACCTGTTCTCTCAACCCCATCGAGAACGAggctgttgttgccgaGGCTCTGCGACTCTCTAAAGGCTCCGTGCACCTGATTGAGTCTCGAGGCGATATCCCCAACCTTATCAATTCCAAGGGAATGACCGACTGGAAGGTCCAGGCTAAGGGCAACAAGGATGGCTGGAACAACAAGGGTGACGAGGGCTGCACCGACTCCTGGTTCCCCCCCACCGACGAGtccatcaaggagcagctcaCCAAGTGTATCCGAGTCTACCCCCACACCCAGGACACTGGCGGTTTCTTCATTGTCGCCtttgagaaggccaaggatgtcgaggaggaggacgacaagaagcgagTTGCCGAGGATGAAACCCGAGACGCCAAGCGTGTCAAGGTTGATGCTAGTGACATCATCGATGCTGCCAAGGAGACCGCCTCGGACGCTAAGGAGGCCGTTGTCGATGCTGCTGAGaccgtcaaggaggccgtTACTGATGCTGCCGAGActgtcaaggagaagtttgaggGTGTTGTTGCTGAGGTCAAGGAAGACGCTAAGGATgaggagcccaagaagtccaagaagatgCCCTACGACGCCAACGAGGAGCCCTTTGTCTTCGTCGACCCCAACCacgaggagctgcagaagtGCTGGGACTTTTACAAGTTCAACGACCAGTTCCCCCGAGACTCCATGATGGTCCGAAACCACACCGGTGAGCCCACCCGAACTATTTACTACACTTCGCCCAGCATCAAACCCATTCTTGAGCTCAACGCCAACCGACTCAAGTTTGTGCATGCTGGTACTCGATTTTTTACCCTGCAGAAGAACGAGGACACATGCAAGTGGCGAATCCAGAGCGAGTCCGTCAACCGAGCCTTTCCCTATATTGGAGCTCGAGTTGTCAAAGGCAATCTTGACATCATTAAGTTCCTGGCTACTACTGAGTTCCCCAAGTTTGAGATTCTCGAGAAGGAGTACCCCGAGTTTGCCAAGGAAGTTTCTGCTCACACCGAGGGTTGCCTGATCCTCACAGCTCAGTACAACGATCGAGAGATCTGTCTTCCCATGTGGAGAGGAAAAATGAGTGCCAACCTGATGATCAACAagcaggacaaggaggagttccTCCACCGAGTCTTCAAGATCGAGGGTATTAAGACCCGaggtcagcagcagcagcagaagcccGTTGCCGCCGAGTCTGCCGAGCGAGCCCAGGGCCaggccgaggctgccaaggctgTCGAGGAGGCAAAGCAGGAGAACGAGCAGGCCGAGATTGCCGATGAGATTGTTGAGGAGAATGTCGTTGAGAAGGCGGAATAA
- a CDS encoding uncharacterized protein (Compare to YALI0E06787g, similar to uniprot|Q6C702 Yarrowia lipolytica YALI0E04851g), with amino-acid sequence MKFSIAALALVASALAQDYSGYNHYDGDNSDDLYSTQYVDESNYQWPDSDYVYQMNAQRDSDHRNLAMQTDGRHLYFGNSNRDINGTPLKTVNVFVDIQGDINIVHNHNSTGRRQNYVGVDDGRLALSDRRSNAIGYQRFNNNNRVAWQHDNGKQQFLACPVDSYGNAYDISYDQRSSDHTYQVFTGASPCANPISVSLNGDRLNGRAQYQNSRLRVHGDQWNNQRVVNNNGRLMISNDQRNDPFLAQLSYRGQMVDPNTGRFVQLGNQASMQWTDRNQVGHGLTGFNVNHQSDNRLTYENQGFLACQLDDGHWELRPVAVEAAAAACSNARYVQISMDPVN; translated from the coding sequence ATGAAATTCTCTATCGCCGCACTCGCCCTAGTTGCCTCTGCTCTTGCTCAGGACTACAGTGGCTACAACCACTACGATGGTGACAACTCTGACGACCTGTACTCTACCCAGTACGTGGACGAGTCCAACTACCAGTGGCCCGACTCAGACTACGTGTACCAGATGAACGCTCAGCGAGACTCTGACCACCGAAATCTGGCCATGCAGACCGACGGACGGCACCTGTACTTTGGAAACAGCAACCGGGACATCAACGGCACACCTCTCAAGACTGTCAACGTCTTTGTCGACATTCAGGGTGATATTAACATTgtccacaaccacaactcTACTGGCCGACGGCAGAACTACGTTGGTGTTGACGACGGTCGACTGGCACTGTCTGACCGACGATCCAATGCCATTGGCTACCAGCGattcaacaacaacaaccgaGTCGCCTGGCAGCATGACAACGGCAAGCAACAGTTCCTGGCCTGTCCCGTTGACTCTTACGGAAATGCTTACGACATTTCGTACGATCAGCGATCCAGCGACCACACTTACCAGGTGTTCACCGGTGCTTCCCCTTGTGCCAACCCCATTTCTGTTAGCCTGAACGGTGACCGACTTAACGGCCGAGCCCAGTACCAGAACTCTCGTCTTCGTGTCCACGGTGATCAGTGGAACAACCAGCGGGttgtcaacaacaacggtCGACTGATGATCTCCAATGACCAGCGAAACGACCCCTTCCTGGCCCAGCTCTCCTACCGGGGTCAGATGGTCGACCCCAACACCGGTCGATTCGTCCAGCTCGGAAACCAGGCCTCCATGCAGTGGACTGACCGAAACCAGGTCGGCCACGGTCTCACTGGCTTCAACGTTAACCACCAGTCTGACAACCGACTGACTTACGAGAACCAGGGCTTCCTTGCTTGTCAGCTCGATGATGGCCACTGGGAGCTCCGGCCCGTGGCTgttgaggctgctgctgccgcttGCTCCAACGCCCGATACGTCCAGATCTCCATGGATCCTGTCAACTAA